The Streptococcus mitis genome has a segment encoding these proteins:
- the tyrS gene encoding tyrosine--tRNA ligase — translation MHIFDELKERGLIFQTTDEEALRKALEEGQVSYYTGYDPTADSLHLGHLVAILTSRRLQLAGHKPYALVGGATGLIGDPSFKDAERSLQTKDTVDGWVKSIQGQLSRFLDFENGENKAVMVNNYDWFGSISFIDFLRDIGKYFTVNYMMSKESVKKRIETGISYTEFAYQIMQGYDFFVLNQDHNVTLQIGGSDQWGNMTAGTELLRRKADKTGHVITVPLITDATGKKFGKSEGNAVWLNPEKTSPYEMYQFWMNVMDADAVRFLKIFTFLSLDEIEDIRKQFEAAPHERLAQKVLAREVVTLVHGEEAYKEALNITEQLFAGNIKNLSVKELKQGLRGVPNYQVQADENHNIVELLVASGVVNSKRQAREDVQNGAIYVNGDRIQDLDYVLSDADKLENELTVIRRGKKKYFVLTY, via the coding sequence ATGCACATTTTTGATGAGCTAAAAGAGCGTGGTTTGATTTTTCAAACGACTGATGAAGAAGCTTTGCGTAAAGCCCTAGAAGAAGGTCAAGTTTCTTATTATACTGGCTACGATCCAACTGCTGACAGCCTTCACCTAGGCCACCTTGTCGCAATCTTGACAAGTCGTCGCTTGCAACTAGCAGGTCACAAACCTTATGCGCTCGTTGGCGGTGCTACAGGTCTCATCGGAGATCCGTCCTTCAAAGATGCTGAACGTAGTCTCCAAACAAAAGACACAGTAGATGGCTGGGTCAAGTCTATCCAAGGACAACTTTCTCGTTTTCTTGACTTTGAAAATGGTGAAAACAAGGCTGTCATGGTCAACAACTACGACTGGTTTGGCAGCATCAGCTTCATTGATTTCCTCCGTGATATCGGAAAATACTTTACTGTCAACTACATGATGAGCAAGGAGTCTGTGAAAAAACGGATTGAAACAGGAATTTCATACACTGAGTTTGCCTACCAAATCATGCAAGGTTACGACTTCTTCGTTCTTAACCAAGACCACAACGTAACGCTTCAAATCGGTGGTTCTGACCAGTGGGGAAATATGACAGCTGGTACCGAATTACTTCGTCGTAAGGCTGACAAGACTGGACACGTTATCACAGTTCCGCTTATCACAGATGCAACTGGTAAGAAATTTGGTAAATCAGAAGGAAACGCAGTCTGGCTCAATCCTGAAAAGACTTCTCCATACGAAATGTACCAATTTTGGATGAACGTTATGGACGCAGACGCTGTTCGCTTCTTGAAGATTTTTACTTTCTTGTCACTTGATGAGATTGAAGACATCCGTAAACAGTTTGAAGCGGCTCCACACGAACGATTGGCACAAAAAGTTTTGGCTCGTGAAGTCGTTACACTTGTTCACGGAGAAGAAGCTTACAAAGAAGCCCTCAACATCACTGAACAACTCTTTGCAGGAAACATCAAAAACCTTTCTGTTAAAGAACTCAAACAAGGACTTCGTGGCGTGCCAAACTACCAAGTACAAGCAGACGAAAACCACAATATCGTGGAACTCCTCGTGGCATCTGGTGTGGTCAACTCAAAACGCCAAGCCCGTGAAGACGTCCAAAACGGAGCTATCTACGTCAACGGTGACCGCATCCAAGACCTTGACTATGTCTTGAGTGACGCTGATAAGTTAGAGAACGAACTGACTGTTATCCGTCGCGGCAAGAAGAAATATTTTGTATTGACTTACTAA
- a CDS encoding heavy metal translocating P-type ATPase yields the protein MSFKVLHRGYQHIRLSSSFSLTLDIQDYLRSLARDEKGIESIQFYMDQQHFTLRIKEGFSVLDNAEAFLKRIDKGKVSELMTLPIRREESAYSIVSGAAIKRILFRSFVPSPIRYIWTCYQAFGYIREAYQTLARKELTMEVLDCSAILLSLFMNQSKTASNIMFMLDLGNHLDQWSLKKTATDLEQSLLAKESDVFLVQGDTVVSIKSSDVQIGDVLVLSQGNEILFDGQVVSGLGMVNESSLTGESFPVEKRESDLVCANTVLETGELRIRVTDNQMNSRILQLIELMKKSEENKKTKQRYFIKMADKVVKYNFLGAGLTYLLTGSFSKAISFLLVDFSCALKISTPVAYLTAIKEGLNREMVIKDGDILEKYLEVDTFLFDKTGTITTSYPIVEKVLPFGDYSEEDILRISACLEEHIYHPIANAIVKQAEIEGIEHEEMHGKLQYIASKGIKSHIDGQPVLIGNYVLMQDEQIHINSEQNALIEEYKSHYNLLFLAYQNELIGMFCIHTPLRKEAKAALEKLKAQGKKLILATGDTLVRTEELVKDLPFDQVYTDLKPDGKFELVEELQKAGHTILMVGDGLNDSAALTLSDIGVVMNESADISKQMSDILLLDNRLDFFQELDWLSSSLQTLIKKNIQDTVVVNSSLIGFGLFNWLSPSNLSILHNLTTLRIVLRSLSIKAR from the coding sequence ACTCTACGCATAAAAGAAGGCTTTTCTGTATTAGATAATGCAGAAGCCTTTTTAAAAAGAATTGATAAAGGGAAAGTTTCTGAGTTGATGACTCTTCCCATTCGTAGAGAAGAGAGTGCTTATTCTATTGTTTCAGGTGCAGCGATTAAGCGTATACTTTTTCGTAGTTTTGTACCGTCTCCTATTCGCTATATATGGACTTGTTATCAGGCTTTTGGCTATATTAGAGAAGCCTATCAAACACTAGCGCGTAAGGAACTAACGATGGAGGTCTTGGACTGTTCGGCGATTTTATTGTCCTTGTTTATGAACCAATCCAAGACAGCTAGCAATATCATGTTTATGCTTGATTTGGGGAATCATTTAGATCAGTGGTCCTTGAAAAAAACTGCAACAGATTTAGAACAAAGCCTTCTTGCAAAAGAGAGCGATGTATTTCTAGTACAGGGGGATACGGTTGTTAGTATCAAGAGTTCCGATGTTCAAATAGGAGATGTCTTGGTCCTATCTCAAGGAAATGAAATTCTGTTTGATGGACAAGTAGTTTCAGGTTTAGGTATGGTCAACGAAAGTTCCTTGACGGGAGAGAGTTTTCCAGTTGAAAAAAGAGAGTCTGATTTGGTTTGTGCAAATACAGTATTAGAAACTGGAGAGTTGCGCATTCGTGTAACCGATAATCAGATGAACAGCCGTATTTTACAGCTGATTGAGTTGATGAAGAAATCTGAAGAAAACAAGAAAACGAAACAACGCTATTTCATCAAGATGGCGGATAAGGTCGTCAAATATAATTTCTTGGGGGCTGGTCTGACTTACCTATTAACAGGTTCTTTTTCTAAGGCTATTTCTTTCCTATTGGTCGATTTCTCCTGCGCTTTGAAAATCTCTACTCCTGTAGCTTATTTAACAGCTATCAAGGAGGGGTTGAATCGTGAAATGGTGATTAAGGATGGAGATATTCTGGAGAAATATCTGGAAGTTGATACTTTCTTGTTTGATAAGACGGGAACAATCACAACTAGTTATCCTATAGTTGAAAAGGTGTTACCTTTTGGGGACTATAGTGAGGAAGATATTCTCAGAATCAGTGCCTGTCTTGAGGAACACATTTATCATCCTATTGCTAATGCCATCGTCAAGCAAGCTGAGATAGAGGGAATTGAACATGAGGAAATGCATGGGAAACTCCAATATATCGCAAGCAAGGGGATTAAATCTCATATAGATGGGCAACCAGTTCTTATTGGAAATTATGTCTTGATGCAGGATGAGCAAATTCATATCAATTCAGAACAAAATGCTTTAATTGAAGAGTACAAGAGTCACTATAATCTCTTATTCTTGGCTTATCAGAATGAATTGATTGGAATGTTCTGTATTCATACTCCGTTGAGAAAAGAAGCAAAAGCAGCCTTGGAGAAACTTAAGGCACAAGGGAAAAAATTGATTCTGGCAACAGGGGACACCTTGGTTAGAACAGAGGAATTAGTCAAAGATTTGCCCTTTGATCAGGTCTATACAGACTTGAAACCTGATGGGAAATTTGAGCTAGTAGAGGAACTGCAGAAAGCAGGTCACACTATTTTGATGGTTGGAGATGGCTTGAATGACTCAGCTGCTCTAACCCTATCAGATATCGGTGTGGTGATGAATGAGAGTGCAGATATTTCTAAGCAGATGAGCGATATCTTATTGTTAGATAATCGTTTGGATTTCTTCCAAGAGTTGGATTGGCTATCATCATCTTTGCAAACACTCATCAAGAAGAATATTCAAGATACCGTTGTAGTAAATAGTAGTTTGATTGGCTTTGGCTTATTTAATTGGCTCAGTCCTTCAAATCTCTCTATCTTACATAATCTAACAACCTTGCGCATAGTCCTGCGTAGCCTGTCTATTAAGGCTAGATAG